One Saccharomyces kudriavzevii IFO 1802 strain IFO1802 genome assembly, chromosome: 7 DNA segment encodes these proteins:
- the NOP19 gene encoding Nop19p (similar to Saccharomyces cerevisiae NOP19 (YGR251W); ancestral locus Anc_5.68) → MSRSKEYQERLNLQAKLQSAFSNNTAAVLGWLKELEETDRSEDRIDPGHSKQSDDHTELEDSKKAFFELPVVQVGSGLHFSAQDDVSTKEDIHTIGEFIESDKKLSSLAKKKKRNDQGPQRNNMYMITKDDTKAMVALKRKMRKGEREGVRRKHEVATYSIDDDEDVERMPQKSTKKTFGLLFDKKKKARK, encoded by the coding sequence ATGAGCAGGTCCAAGGAATATCAAGAGAGGCTTAACTTGCAAGCCAAACTTCAGTCGGCTTTTAGTAACAATACTGCTGCGGTTTTAGGCTGGTTGAAGGAATTAGAGGAAACCGATAGAAGTGAAGATCGTATCGACCCAGGGCATAGTAAACAATCAGATGATCACACGGAGTTGGAGGATAGCAAAAAGGccttttttgaacttcCCGTCGTGCAGGTTGGATCAGGCCTACACTTTAGCGCGCAAGATGACGTTTCTACAAAAGAGGACATACATACGATTGGTGAGTTCATTGAGAGCGACAAAAAGTTAAGTTCATTGgcgaagaaaaagaaacgaaacGACCAGGGCCCACAACGTAATAATATGTACATGATAACTAAGGATGACACCAAGGCAATGGTTGcactgaaaagaaaaatgagaaaaggTGAAAGAGAAGGGGTGAGGAGAAAACATGAAGTGGCTACATATAGcattgatgatgatgaagatgtagAGAGAATGCCACAGAAATCGACAAAAAAGACATTCGGTTTACTTTTcgacaagaaaaagaaagctcGCAAATAA
- the MGA1 gene encoding Mga1p (similar to Saccharomyces cerevisiae MGA1 (YGR249W); ancestral locus Anc_5.77) translates to MQPKTFVHQLHSILLEPEVNKWIYWSSTDNVVFFLKPYDPNFSTQVLKRYFKHGNVNSFVRQLHMYGFHKLSHPSPEQASASNGNAKELVEWKFTHPSGFFFKEANAGILNKIQRKSTGVGKDGKRKNILSPISVSYVDASRLNVLSQQSVAATSRDPRNVFVGNTPLNHSLSQSPQHINLQQPQPQNSGPYLISSLPPQQPTVNIMRRQSISARMMNSYDYPNQFSVQDGIVQPQQPQQVISSQALSGPPMKKSRTLSSADDLKAASLPIVNYPMPYHPGSFTQQQLPTIPPYSSYSTPFPSIMNSLSNSASNSPSSGVCNNNVTLPQKNDVSERQAMDAHIQTLKNSLSTITDLVEKHIIGPHQDNGKTQTSDALKKDLRTSLSLLQNSKEEVSQLENKWISIQSLKTTPLPLQETTNTSSVLTPMTSSITPKSMPIITRGEIVNKPTSF, encoded by the coding sequence ATGCAACCTAAAACTTTCGTTCACCAGCTCCATTCAATTCTTTTAGAACCGGAAGTGAACAAATGGATATACTGGTCTTCGACGGATAACgtggttttctttctcaaaCCATACGACCCTAATTTTAGTACGCAAGTTTTGAAACGCTATTTCAAACATGGAAATGTCAATAGTTTCGTTCGTCAATTGCACATGTACGGGTTCCATAAACTATCACATCCTTCCCCTGAACAAGCTTCCGCCAGCAATGGCAACGCTAAGGAACTTGTTGAATGGAAATTTACTCACCCTTCTgggttcttcttcaaggaGGCCAACGCCGGCATCTTGAACAAGATTCAAAGGAAGAGTACTGGTGTAGGAAAAGAtggcaagagaaaaaatattctgtCTCCAATATCTGTCAGTTATGTTGATGCTTCAAGATTAAATGTACTCTCCCAGCAATCCGTGGCCGCAACCTCAAGAGACCCCCGGAACGTGTTCGTGGGCAATACCCCTCTTAATCACTCATTATCGCAGAGCCCACAGCATATCAATTTACAGCAGCCACAGCCACAGAATAGCGGGCCCTATCTCATATCTTCGCTACCTCCCCAGCAACCCACGGTCAATATAATGCGAAGGCAAAGTATCTCCGCAAGAATGATGAACTCTTACGATTATCCTAATCAATTTTCCGTCCAAGATGGTATAGTACAACCACAGCAGCCCCAGCAAGTGATTTCTTCGCAAGCATTATCTGGCCCACCTATGAAGAAATCGCGAACACTATCGTCAGCAGATGATCTAAAGGCAGCGTCTTTGCCCATCGTCAATTACCCAATGCCATATCACCCGGGATCTTTCACACAACAGCAGCTTCCTACTATCCCGCCATATTCGTCCTATTCTACCCCATTCCCTTCGATAATGAACTCTCTTTCTAATTCTGCTTCTAATTCACCCTCTTCGGGAGTTTGTAACAATAATGTAACACTaccccaaaaaaatgatgtaaGTGAAAGGCAAGCAATGGATGCCCATATACAAACGCTGAAGAACTCTCTTTCTACAATCACCGATCTGGTAGAAAAACATATTATTGGCCCACATCAAGATAACGGCAAAACTCAGACAAGTGATGCCTTGAAGAAAGATCTTCGAACGAGCTTGTCCCTTCTACAGAATTCTAAAGAGGAGGTATCACAACTAGAAAATAAATGGATATCCATACAATCCTTGAAAACAACTCCTTTACCCTTGCAAGAAACTACAAATACATCCTCAGTCCTAACTCCTATGACCTCCAGCATCACTCCTAAAAGTATGCCCATTATCACCAGAGGTGAAATCGTGAACAAACCAACATCTTTCTGA
- the RIE1 gene encoding Rie1p (similar to Saccharomyces cerevisiae YGR250C; ancestral locus Anc_5.76), with protein sequence MATTEESLDGIISSGPEDTDICSQSTTANAECAGQSLKSERKTSTGLQLEQLANTNLLTIRIKWKLQDENDHCKSTIADHIMDTIQHHKGISVSNADTEAYEFLPDVKRLQILEENKDTYLFEHGTQEYEKSDEESEQGDDWKYDAVLQAHFKYPKSLENTCADVSELLKSEGNGQYIAKWSIGVNKHALTYPGNIFVGGIAKGLSMGELSFLFSKYGPVSSMKLIYDKTKGDTNGYGFFSYPLGSQASVCIKELNGSTVNGSTLFINYHVERKERERIHWDHVKENNNDDNFRCLFIGNLPYHNPDKEEALITPKEVIDVIKKELSRNFPDFDIISYYFPKRSNTRSSSSVSFNDEGSIDSSKFSLNANGPAQDEDMLKGYGFIKLINHEQALAAIETFNGYMWHGNRLVVNKAVQHKVYNNHNSHDKQFSISNHNDMEGLEFANNPMYDYNNYTYDKYYFTNNKNGSNNDTANVRYFDSVRSTPATEKMDLYYPQRESFSEGRGQRVPRFMGNKYDMYQYPSTSYSLPIPMSNQQESNLYVKHIPLSWTDEDLYGFYKTFGEIISVKVITVGGSKNKYRQQSNDTSSDSDLPVGSSRGYGFVSFESPLDAAKAILNTDGYQVGKDQVLSVSFAQKRGNLSSSDDDEQPQTDNPSNYQGSQPHHEYHKTYSTKYNKKFMNALMSQNHSQQQVSRENYFMPLQYRNTGAKAVNSYNMINANQNNPNWMMPMFPSFGFIPQVPPVPYMMPPQSSMANHIPITANGGEEEEFSNGDYSMDF encoded by the coding sequence ATGGCCACTACAGAAGAATCGTTAGACGGAATAATATCCAGTGGCCCTGAGGATACAGATATTTGCAGCCAATCAACAACTGCGAATGCAGAATGCGCAGGCCAATCACTAAAAAGTGAAAGGAAAACTTCGACGGGCCTACAACTGGAACAACTGGCCAATACGAATCTACTAACTATAAGAATCAAGTGGAAACTGCAGGACGAGAATGATCACTGCAAGTCCACAATAGCTGATCACATAATGGACACAATACAGCATCACAAAGGTATCTCTGTTAGCAACGCTGATACGGAAGCATATGAGTTCCTTCCGGATGTAAAAAGGCTGCAGATTCTCgaggaaaacaaagataCCTATCTTTTCGAGCATGGAACTCAAGAATACGAGAAGTCTGACGAAGAAAGCGAGCAAGGAGACGATTGGAAATACGACGCCGTCTTACAAGCACACTTCAAGTATCCAAAGTCCTTAGAAAACACATGCGCAGATGTGTCTGAGTTATTGAAAAGCGAAGGCAATGGACAATACATTGCCAAATGGTCTATAGGAGTAAACAAGCATGCATTGACTTACCCtggaaatatttttgtCGGTGGAATTGCAAAGGGCTTGTCTATGGGCGAACTGAGTTTCCTCTTCTCAAAATATGGGCCGGTTTCGTCGATGAAATTGATCTACGACAAGACGAAAGGGGACACTAACGGATACggcttcttttcttaccCATTGGGGTCTCAAGCCTCAGTTTGCATCAAAGAACTTAACGGTAGTACGGTAAATGGATCTACGCTATTTATCAATTACCATGttgaaaggaaagaaagagagagGATTCACTGGGATCAcgttaaagaaaataacaatGACGACAATTTCAGGTGTCTTTTTATCGGAAATTTGCCCTACCATAACCCCGACAAAGAGGAGGCTTTGATTACACCAAAGGAAGTCATAGATGTGATTAAGAAGGAGCTATCTCGAAATTTTCCGGACTTTGACATTATTTCGTATTACTTCCCAAAGAGAAGTAATACGAGGAGTAGTAGTTCCGTCAGCTTTAATGATGAAGGGTCTATAGATTCGAGCAAGTTTTCCCTGAATGCAAACGGACCTGCCCAAGATGAAGACATGTTAAAGGGCTATGGTTTTATCAAACTTATCAACCACGAACAAGCCCTAGCAGCCATTGAAACATTCAATGGTTACATGTGGCATGGAAACAGACTTGTTGTTAATAAAGCCGTCCAACATAAAGTTTATAATAATCACAATAGCCATGACAAGCAGTTTTCCATCAGTAATCATAATGATATGGAAGGCTTGGAATTTGCCAATAATCCAATGTATGATTACAATAATTACACCTATGATAAATACTACTTCaccaataataaaaatggGAGCAATAATGATACTGCCAATGTGCGGTATTTTGATTCCGTAAGATCGACTCCTGCGACAGAGAAAATGGACCTCTATTACCCTCAAAGAGAATCTTTCAGCGAGGGCCGTGGCCAACGTGTACCAAGGTTTATGGGCAACAAATATGACATGTACCAATACCCATCGACCTCTTATAGCTTACCTATACCAATGAGTAACCAGCAAGAATCAAACCTTTACGTCAAACACATTCCTCTGTCTTGGACAGATGAAGATTTATATGGATTCTACAAAACTTTCGGCGAAATAATCAGCGTTAAAGTCATCACTGTTGGCGGCAGCAAGAATAAATACCGTCAACAATCAAATGATACTTCCTCGGATAGTGACTTGCCGGTGGGGTCATCAAGAGGCTACGgtttcgtttcttttgaaagcCCATTAGATGCGGCTAAGGCCATCCTGAATACAGATGGATATCAAGTAGGTAAAGATCAAGTGTTATCTGTCTCATTTGCGCAAAAGCGTGGCAATTTGTCTTCAAGCGATGACGACGAGCAGCCTCAGACAGATAATCCTTCAAACTACCAAGGTTCCCAACCGCATCATGAATATCATAAAACGTATTCAACGAAGTATAATAAGAAATTTATGAACGCCCTCATGAGCCAGAACCACTCGCAACAACAAGTCTCGAGAGAAAATTATTTCATGCCGCTGCAGTATCGTAATACTGGTGCGAAGGCCGTGAACAGTTATAACATGATAAACGCAAACCAAAATAACCCCAATTGGATGATGCCGATGTTCCCATCATTTGGTTTCATTCCGCAAGTGCCGCCGGTACCTTACATGATGCCTCCACAAAGTTCGATGGCAAATCATATTCCTATAACGGCTAACGGTggcgaagaagaagaattttcaaatggtGATTATTCTATGGACTTCTAA